A single genomic interval of Drosophila virilis strain 15010-1051.87 chromosome 2, Dvir_AGI_RSII-ME, whole genome shotgun sequence harbors:
- the LOC6630470 gene encoding progestin and adipoQ receptor family member 3 isoform X2, which produces MSPRPHESLAAAQILSDLELSSATTSCYNRKVLKDDDNWLDGQLTTELATDAAHQFPANEEPNVLGHGPDFDDKLANFKWLCNFDDAPSHLKFNPYIRRGYRTFLSNKLCLQSIFWWTNETINIWSHLAGCILFIGLTIFDLQFLRQHAEFTDQVLVVCLLVCFCLCMLMSAIYHIFSCKSEEHYELFLSVDFLGISLSLVAIYISGMYYAFWCHTFLRTIYSTIALGMFGLAIAVQIPQLNVSMNGKVAVLLLWSAYGILPLGHWAVAMGGLENELVGLMVPRIVVMYLLCLVAFVFYAAKIPERWLTGKVDFVGHSHNWWHLIIVAAFYHWHNTGLVYAEYRLNNGCSAGPVLS; this is translated from the exons ATGAGTCCACGCCCACACGAGAGCCTGGCGGCAGCACAAATTCTGTCCGATCTGGAGCTGAGCAGCGCAACAACATCGTGCTATAATCGCAAAGTGTTAAAGGATGATGATAACTGG CTCGATGGTCAACTGACTACGGAACTCGCTACGGATGCCGCTCATCAGTTTCCGGCTAATGAGGAGCCGAACGTGCTGGGACATGGCCCGGACTTTGACGACAAGTTGGCCAACTTCAAATGGCTGTGCAACTTTGATGAT GCGCCAAGTCATTTGAAGTTCAATCCGTATATACGACGTGGCTATCGCACATTCCTATCCAACAAGCTGTGCCTGCAGAGCATTTTCTGGTGGACTAATGAGACG ATCAATATCTGGAGTCATTTGGCTGGTTGCATTCTGTTCATCGGGCTGACAATCTTCGACCTGCAATTTCTGCGCCAGCATGCAGAGTTTACTGATCAGGTGCTTGTGGTCTGTTTGCTGGTCTGCTTCTGTCTGTGCATGCTGATGTCGgccatatatcatatattctCCTGCAAGTCGGAGGAGCATTACGAGCTCTTTCTATCTGTGGATTTTCTGGGCATATCCCTCTCGCTGGTGGCCATCTACATAAGTGGCATGTACTATGCCTTCTGGTGCCATACG TTTCTGCGCACAATATACTCTACCATTGCGCTGGGCATGTTTGGCCTGGCCATTGCCGTGCAGATACCCCAGCTGAATGTCTCCATGAATGGCAAGGTGGCTGTGCTCCTGCTGTGGTCCGCATATGGCATACTGCCGCTGGGCCACTGGGCGGTGGCCATGGGCGGGCTGGAGAACGAGCTGGTCGGCCTGATGGTGCCGCGGATTGTGGTCATGTATCTGCTGTGCCTGGTGGCCTTTGTGTTCTATGCCGCCAAAATACCCGAGCGTTGGCTCACCGGCAAAGTGGACTTTGTCGGCCACTCGCACAACTGGTGGCATCTGATCATTGTGGCCGCCTTTTACCACTGGCACAATACGGGCCTCGTCTATGCCGAGTACCGTCTCAACAATGGCTGCAGCGCTGGCCCGGTTCTATCCTGA
- the LOC6630470 gene encoding progestin and adipoQ receptor family member 3 isoform X1, with the protein MSPRPHESLAAAQILSDLELSSATTSCYNRKVLKDDDNWLLNQLLAVLTWKTGVRADAQQNLDGQLTTELATDAAHQFPANEEPNVLGHGPDFDDKLANFKWLCNFDDAPSHLKFNPYIRRGYRTFLSNKLCLQSIFWWTNETINIWSHLAGCILFIGLTIFDLQFLRQHAEFTDQVLVVCLLVCFCLCMLMSAIYHIFSCKSEEHYELFLSVDFLGISLSLVAIYISGMYYAFWCHTFLRTIYSTIALGMFGLAIAVQIPQLNVSMNGKVAVLLLWSAYGILPLGHWAVAMGGLENELVGLMVPRIVVMYLLCLVAFVFYAAKIPERWLTGKVDFVGHSHNWWHLIIVAAFYHWHNTGLVYAEYRLNNGCSAGPVLS; encoded by the exons ATGAGTCCACGCCCACACGAGAGCCTGGCGGCAGCACAAATTCTGTCCGATCTGGAGCTGAGCAGCGCAACAACATCGTGCTATAATCGCAAAGTGTTAAAGGATGATGATAACTGG CTACTCAATCAGCTGCTGGCTGTGCTTACCTGGAAAACAGGCGTCAGGGCAGACGCTCAACAAAAT CTCGATGGTCAACTGACTACGGAACTCGCTACGGATGCCGCTCATCAGTTTCCGGCTAATGAGGAGCCGAACGTGCTGGGACATGGCCCGGACTTTGACGACAAGTTGGCCAACTTCAAATGGCTGTGCAACTTTGATGAT GCGCCAAGTCATTTGAAGTTCAATCCGTATATACGACGTGGCTATCGCACATTCCTATCCAACAAGCTGTGCCTGCAGAGCATTTTCTGGTGGACTAATGAGACG ATCAATATCTGGAGTCATTTGGCTGGTTGCATTCTGTTCATCGGGCTGACAATCTTCGACCTGCAATTTCTGCGCCAGCATGCAGAGTTTACTGATCAGGTGCTTGTGGTCTGTTTGCTGGTCTGCTTCTGTCTGTGCATGCTGATGTCGgccatatatcatatattctCCTGCAAGTCGGAGGAGCATTACGAGCTCTTTCTATCTGTGGATTTTCTGGGCATATCCCTCTCGCTGGTGGCCATCTACATAAGTGGCATGTACTATGCCTTCTGGTGCCATACG TTTCTGCGCACAATATACTCTACCATTGCGCTGGGCATGTTTGGCCTGGCCATTGCCGTGCAGATACCCCAGCTGAATGTCTCCATGAATGGCAAGGTGGCTGTGCTCCTGCTGTGGTCCGCATATGGCATACTGCCGCTGGGCCACTGGGCGGTGGCCATGGGCGGGCTGGAGAACGAGCTGGTCGGCCTGATGGTGCCGCGGATTGTGGTCATGTATCTGCTGTGCCTGGTGGCCTTTGTGTTCTATGCCGCCAAAATACCCGAGCGTTGGCTCACCGGCAAAGTGGACTTTGTCGGCCACTCGCACAACTGGTGGCATCTGATCATTGTGGCCGCCTTTTACCACTGGCACAATACGGGCCTCGTCTATGCCGAGTACCGTCTCAACAATGGCTGCAGCGCTGGCCCGGTTCTATCCTGA
- the LOC6630470 gene encoding progestin and adipoQ receptor family member 3 isoform X3 translates to METTVITTTTTTTTELKRNGRSSNIKKNLDGQLTTELATDAAHQFPANEEPNVLGHGPDFDDKLANFKWLCNFDDAPSHLKFNPYIRRGYRTFLSNKLCLQSIFWWTNETINIWSHLAGCILFIGLTIFDLQFLRQHAEFTDQVLVVCLLVCFCLCMLMSAIYHIFSCKSEEHYELFLSVDFLGISLSLVAIYISGMYYAFWCHTFLRTIYSTIALGMFGLAIAVQIPQLNVSMNGKVAVLLLWSAYGILPLGHWAVAMGGLENELVGLMVPRIVVMYLLCLVAFVFYAAKIPERWLTGKVDFVGHSHNWWHLIIVAAFYHWHNTGLVYAEYRLNNGCSAGPVLS, encoded by the exons ATGGAAACCACAGTTataacaaccacaacaacaaccacaacagaaCTGAAACGCAATgggcgcagcagcaacataaaGAAAAAT CTCGATGGTCAACTGACTACGGAACTCGCTACGGATGCCGCTCATCAGTTTCCGGCTAATGAGGAGCCGAACGTGCTGGGACATGGCCCGGACTTTGACGACAAGTTGGCCAACTTCAAATGGCTGTGCAACTTTGATGAT GCGCCAAGTCATTTGAAGTTCAATCCGTATATACGACGTGGCTATCGCACATTCCTATCCAACAAGCTGTGCCTGCAGAGCATTTTCTGGTGGACTAATGAGACG ATCAATATCTGGAGTCATTTGGCTGGTTGCATTCTGTTCATCGGGCTGACAATCTTCGACCTGCAATTTCTGCGCCAGCATGCAGAGTTTACTGATCAGGTGCTTGTGGTCTGTTTGCTGGTCTGCTTCTGTCTGTGCATGCTGATGTCGgccatatatcatatattctCCTGCAAGTCGGAGGAGCATTACGAGCTCTTTCTATCTGTGGATTTTCTGGGCATATCCCTCTCGCTGGTGGCCATCTACATAAGTGGCATGTACTATGCCTTCTGGTGCCATACG TTTCTGCGCACAATATACTCTACCATTGCGCTGGGCATGTTTGGCCTGGCCATTGCCGTGCAGATACCCCAGCTGAATGTCTCCATGAATGGCAAGGTGGCTGTGCTCCTGCTGTGGTCCGCATATGGCATACTGCCGCTGGGCCACTGGGCGGTGGCCATGGGCGGGCTGGAGAACGAGCTGGTCGGCCTGATGGTGCCGCGGATTGTGGTCATGTATCTGCTGTGCCTGGTGGCCTTTGTGTTCTATGCCGCCAAAATACCCGAGCGTTGGCTCACCGGCAAAGTGGACTTTGTCGGCCACTCGCACAACTGGTGGCATCTGATCATTGTGGCCGCCTTTTACCACTGGCACAATACGGGCCTCGTCTATGCCGAGTACCGTCTCAACAATGGCTGCAGCGCTGGCCCGGTTCTATCCTGA